From a region of the Aulosira sp. FACHB-615 genome:
- a CDS encoding tRNA-(ms[2]io[6]A)-hydroxylase, whose product MLTSGLPTINTLKQPTSDAWVEQAIANLDIILLDHSHCERKAAGVALNFMFRYPSNTKMVRELTAIAREELEHFELVNQWLERRNIPLAPLSPPPYGAGLKAAVRPNEPDRFLDSLLVTGLIEARSHERLGLLATHCPEPELAKFYKGLMASEARHFGTYWVLADTYFEREIVQQRLDELAIVESDILVNLHPEPRIHS is encoded by the coding sequence GTGCTTACTTCTGGATTACCGACTATCAACACCCTCAAGCAACCCACCTCTGATGCTTGGGTCGAACAAGCGATCGCAAATTTAGATATTATTTTGCTTGACCATTCCCACTGCGAACGCAAAGCCGCCGGGGTGGCGTTAAATTTTATGTTTCGCTATCCTTCTAATACTAAAATGGTCAGGGAATTAACTGCGATCGCCCGTGAAGAATTAGAACACTTTGAACTCGTCAACCAGTGGCTAGAACGTCGCAACATTCCCCTTGCACCCTTATCGCCGCCTCCTTATGGTGCAGGTTTAAAAGCCGCAGTCCGTCCCAACGAACCAGACCGTTTTTTAGATTCCTTACTCGTCACCGGCTTAATAGAAGCCCGCAGTCACGAAAGACTAGGACTGTTAGCCACACATTGTCCTGAACCAGAATTAGCGAAATTTTATAAAGGCTTAATGGCATCAGAAGCCAGACACTTTGGTACATACTGGGTTTTAGCAGATACTTACTTTGAGCGTGAAATCGTTCAGCAAAGACTTGATGAGTTAGCAATTGTTGAAAGCGATATCCTGGTAAACTTGCATCCAGAGCCGAGAATACACAGTTAG
- a CDS encoding VOC family protein, with protein MMLQLTHIRLLVNNYKDCFFFYRDVLGFWIDWGDENSGYAELHTGDNLKLALFRKDFMAEAIPSAYLPSASDCHNKMALIFAVDNVDEVYEKLKERNVVIVTQPLDRPAWGLRTAHFRDPDGNLIEIFSNLGTVN; from the coding sequence ATCATGCTTCAGTTAACACATATCAGGCTGTTAGTAAACAACTATAAAGATTGTTTCTTCTTCTACCGTGACGTATTAGGCTTTTGGATTGATTGGGGGGATGAAAATAGTGGCTATGCTGAGTTACACACTGGAGATAACCTCAAGTTAGCCTTATTTAGAAAAGATTTCATGGCTGAAGCAATTCCCAGTGCTTATTTACCTTCAGCCTCAGATTGTCATAATAAAATGGCTTTGATTTTTGCCGTTGATAACGTTGATGAAGTATACGAAAAACTCAAAGAACGCAACGTTGTAATTGTCACCCAACCTTTAGACCGTCCAGCTTGGGGACTCCGCACTGCTCATTTTCGTGACCCCGATGGTAATTTAATTGAAATTTTTAGTAATTTAGGGACGGTGAATTAA
- a CDS encoding XisI protein produces MAKVEQYRQLIQELLQAYSEIKASNEEVDAEVIFDQERDRYQLVHVGWSNKRRVYGCVLHLDIKNEKIWIQHDGTEGGIADELTSRGVPKQDIVLAFHSPFKRQFTEFAVG; encoded by the coding sequence ATGGCAAAAGTAGAACAATATCGACAACTTATTCAAGAGCTTTTACAAGCTTATAGCGAAATTAAAGCTAGTAATGAAGAAGTAGACGCTGAAGTTATTTTTGATCAAGAGCGCGATCGCTATCAACTAGTTCATGTCGGCTGGTCTAATAAACGGCGTGTATATGGTTGTGTTTTACACTTAGATATTAAAAACGAAAAAATCTGGATTCAGCACGACGGTACTGAAGGTGGTATTGCTGATGAACTGACTAGCCGAGGTGTGCCTAAACAAGATATTGTCTTGGCTTTTCATTCTCCTTTTAAACGACAATTTACCGAGTTTGCAGTCGGCTAA
- a CDS encoding HigA family addiction module antitoxin produces MGCTRDLARVLHVPKNRITEIINGKRGITADTALRLGQYFGTGGEFWLNLQKNYELRLAEQTVG; encoded by the coding sequence CTGGGATGCACCCGTGATTTAGCTCGTGTTCTCCATGTTCCTAAAAACCGGATTACCGAAATCATCAACGGAAAAAGAGGGATAACAGCTGATACAGCTTTACGATTAGGTCAATATTTTGGAACTGGTGGAGAATTTTGGCTAAATCTTCAGAAGAACTATGAGTTGAGGTTAGCTGAACAAACTGTAGGCTAG